One genomic segment of Ricinus communis isolate WT05 ecotype wild-type chromosome 5, ASM1957865v1, whole genome shotgun sequence includes these proteins:
- the LOC8288026 gene encoding phosphatidylinositol 4-kinase gamma 2, with protein MSVVDVALSPIRKESKSFHGYCNNSQQGTTVPEDSSILIYLSVAGSLIPMRVLESDSIASVKLRIQTCKGFVVKKQKLVFGGRELARNDSLVQDYGVTNGKILHLVLKLSDLLLITVRTTCGREFEFHVDRYRNVGYVKQRIFKEGKGFVDVVEQEIFYNGEKLDDQRVIGDICSNNDAAIHLLVQKSAHVRAKPLEKDFEISIVAADSSDRRESAVEGGKNQSEELQVLKKQSGRDFWLKPVIINPKIRLNSVFWDMVNSTFDGLERGKPPIRSSEGTGGTYFMQDPLGQEIVSVFKPIDEEPMAVNNPQGLPVSCDGEGLKRGTRVGEGAVREVAAYILDHPRNGPRALTGEVMGFSGVPPTLIVQCLHEGFNYPKGYEYALKNAKIGSLQMFMKNEGSCDEVGPGAFSVEEVHKISVLDIRMANADRHAGNILISKGKDGQTVLIPIDHGYCLPEKFEDCTFDWLYWPQAHQPYSAEVVDYINSLDAELDISLLKSHGWNFPLVSARTLRISTMLLKKGVKRGLTPFAIGSIMCRENLSKESEIEEIVREAEDSLLPGMGETLFLETVSKIMDSRLDKLVK; from the exons atgtctgTTGTTGATGTTGCCTTGAGCCCGATTCGTAAAGAATCAAAATCTTTTCATGGTTACTGCAACAATAGCCAGCAGGGAACTACCGTCCCTGAAGATTCATCAATTCTAATATATCTTAGTGTTGCTGGTTCACTCATTCCTATGCGGGTCCTAGAGTCGGATTCTATAGCATCAGTGAAGCTAAGAATTCAGACGTGTAAAGGGTTTGTAGTTAAAAAACAAAAGCTAGTCTTTGGAGGCAGAGAGCTGGCTAGGAATGATTCACTTGTTCAGGATTATGGTGTCACTAATGGCAAAATTTTGCATTTGGTTCTTAAACTATCTGATCTCTTGCTTATCACTGTAAGGACTACATGTGGAAGGGAATTTGAGTTCCATGTGGATAGATATAGGAATGTTGGGTATGTGAAGCAAAGGATAtttaaagaaggaaaaggttTTGTTGATGTTGTTGAGCAAGAGATTTTTTACAATGGTGAAAAGCTTGACGATCAGAGGGTTATTGGTGACATATGTAGCAATAATGATGCTGCCATACATTTGTTGGTCCAAAAGTCTGCACATGTTAGGGCTAAGCCTTTGGAGAAAGATTTTGAGATTTCTATTGTGGCAGCGGATTCTAGTGACAGAAGAGAGAGTGCAGTAGAAGGAGGAAAGAATCAATCTGAAGAGCTTCAGGTTCTTAAGAAGCAATCTGGTAGAGACTTCTGGTTGAAACCAGTCATTATTAATCCTAAGATCAGATTGAATTCAGTTTTTTGGGACATGGTTAACTCTACATTTGATGGGTTGGAAAGAGGTAAGCCGCCTATTAGATCATCTGAAGGGACAGGAGGAACTTATTTCATGCAGGATCCTTTAGGCCAAGAAATTGTTTCCGTATTTAAGCCCATTGATGAGGAACCAATGGCTGTGAATAACCCCCAAGGACTACCTGTCTCCTGTGATGGTGAAGGGCTGAAAAGGGGCACAAGGGTAGGGGAAGGAGCAGTGAGAGAAGTAGCAGCTTACATATTGGATCATCCAAGGAATGGTCCAAGGGCATTAACTGGCGAAGTTATGGGTTTTAGTGGCGTACCCCCTACTTTAATTGTTCAGTGCTTGCATGAAGGATTTAACTATCCAAAAGGTTATGAATATGCACTGAAAAATGCCAAGATTGGATCTTTACAGATGTTTATGAAAAATGAGGGAAGTTGCGATGAAGTAGGTCCAGGGGCTTTTTCTGTGGAAGAGGTGCATAAGATCAGCGTGTTAGATATAAGAATGGCTAATGCAGATAGGCATGCTGGGAATATATTGATTAGCAAAGGGAAAGATGGTCAGACAGTGCTCATTCCAATTGATCATGGCTATTGTTTGCCTGAAAAA TTTGAAGATTGCACATTCGATTGGCTCTACTGGCCGCAAGCTCACCAGCCTTATTCAGCTGAGGTCGTTGACTACATAAATTCACTGGATGCTGAGCTTGATATCTCACTTCTGAAATCTCATGGGTGGAACTTTCCTCTTGTGTCTGCCCGCACCCTTCGCATCTCCACCATGCTTCTGAAGAAAGGAGTAAAAAGAGGCCTCACTCCATTTGCCATTGGAAGTATCATGTGCAGAGAAAACCTGAGTAAAGAATCTGAGATTGAGGAGATTGTTCGTGAAGCTGAGGATTCCCTACTCCCTGGCATGGGTGAAACTCTGTTTCTTGAAACTGTCTCCAAGATCATGGATTCCCGGCTCGACAAACTCGTAAAGTAA
- the LOC8288028 gene encoding GDSL esterase/lipase At5g08460, with the protein MLTSFRILLLYILVFSTIFIQSRSLAIPQELSNFSQNLIPFNNIPTPTPSPSPSYSIFLAPSNHNSTGSLVPAFFIIGDSSVDCGTNNYLGTFARADRRPYGRDFDTHQPTGRFSNGRIPVDYLALRLGLPLVPSYLGQVGTVEDMIHGVNYASAGAGIIFSSGSELGQRISFTQQIQQFTDTFQSFILSLGEDAATDLISNSVFYLSIGINDYIHYYLRNESNVQNLYLPWSFSQFLASAMRHELKNLYIMSVRKIVVMGLAPIGCAPHYLWRYSSKNGECITQINDMVMEFNFFMRYMIEELGQELPDAKIIFCDMYEGSMDIIKNHELYGFNVTTDACCGIGKYKGWIMCIAPEMACRNASTHIWWDQYHPTDAVNAILADNVWNGLHTKMCYPMNLKDMVSRS; encoded by the exons ATGCTTACCAGTTTTCgtattcttcttctctatatTCTAGTCTTTTCAACGATCTTTATACAATCAAGAAGTCTTGCTATCCCTCAAGAATTAAGCAATTTCTCCCAAAACCTAATCCCTTTTAATAATATTCCAACACCAACACCATCACCATCACCTTCTTATTCAATCTTTCTTGCACCATCAAATCACAACTCGACGGGTTCTCTAGTGCCTGCTTTTTTTATCATCGGTGATTCCTCGGTTGATTGCGGCACCAACAATTATCTTGGAACCTTTGCTCGTGCGGACCGCCGTCCTTATGGTAGAGATTTTGATACTCACCAGCCTACTGGAAGGTTCTCCAATGGCAGAATTCCTGTTGATTATCTCg CATTGCGCCTTGGGCTTCCCTTAGTACCGAGTTATCTTGGTCAGGTGGGAACTGTTGAAGATATGATTCATGGAGTGAATTATGCATCTGCTGGTGCTGGAATCATTTTCTCAAGTGGGTCTGAATTG GGTCAAAGAATCTCCTTCACCCAACAAATTCAGCAGTTTACAGATACCTTTCAATCATTCATTTTAAGCTTGGGTGAAGATGCTGCAACTGATCTCATCTCCAATTCCGTCTTTTATCTTTCAATAGGAATCAATGATTACATACATTACTATCTTCGTAATGAATCTAATGTACAAAATTTGTACCTCCCATGGAGTTTCAGCCAGTTCTTAGCGTCAGCAATGCGGCATGAGCTTAAG AACTTGTACATTATGAGTGTCAGGAAAATTGTAGTTATGGGGTTGGCACCTATTGGTTGTGCTCCTCACTACTTGTGGAGGTACAGCAGCAAGAACGGAGAGTGTATCACACAGATAAATGACATGGTTATGGAGTTCAACTTTTTTATGAGATACATGATTGAGGAGCTTGGCCAGGAGCTTCCTGATGCCAAAATTATCTTCTGTGATATGTATGAAGGTTCCATGGACATAATCAAGAATCATGAACTTTATG GTTTTAATGTGACTACTGATGCTTGCTGTGGGATAGGCAAGTACAAGGGTTGGATCATGTGCATAGCTCCAGAAATGGCCTGCAGAAATGCTTCAACTCACATCTGGTGGGATCAGTACCATCCAACCGATGCAGTGAATGCTATTTTAGCAGACAATGTGTGGAATGGCCTGCACACGAAAATGTGCTATCCCATGAACTTGAAGGACATGGTGAGTCGGTCCTGA
- the LOC8288029 gene encoding calcineurin B-like protein 4: MGCLFTKQQIQPGDPSLLASQTCFNVAQVEALYELFKKLSSSLTDDRLISKEEFQLGLFRNRKKQNLLADRVFQLFDYKQDGVIEFEEFVRSLSVFHPEAPHAQKVSFAFQLYDIWQTGFIEREEVKELILALLEESELILSQDIVESIIDKTFEDADTKEDGKIDLEEWSEFVTRNPSLLKNMTIPYLKDITTAFPSFVLRSEVEDVSM; this comes from the exons ATGGGATGCCTTTTCACAAAGCAGCAAATTCAGCCTGGAGATCCATCTCTTCTTGCTTCCCAGACCTGTT TCAATGTAGCTCAAGTTGAAGCTTTGTATGAACTATTCAAGAAATTAAGTAGTTCTTTAACAGATGATAGACTCATTAGCAAA GAAGAGTTTCAGCTCGGCTTATTTAGAAACAGAAAGAAGCAGAATCTCTTAGCAGACAGA GTATTCCAATTGTTTGATTACAAGCAAGATGGAGTAATAGAATTCGAGGAATTTGTTCGATCTTTGTCTGTATTCCACCCAGAAGCACCTCATGCCCAAAAAGTTTCGT TTGCATTTCAGCTGTACGATATATGGCAAACAGGCTTCATTGAACGCGAAGAG GTGAAGGAGTTGATCTTGGCACTTCTAGAAGAATCAGAATTGATTCTTTCACAGGACATTGTCGAAAGTATCATCGATAAG ACATTTGAGGATGCTGATACAAAAGAAGATGGCAAAATTGATCTTGAAGAGTGGAGTGAATTCGTAACTCGCAATCCATCCTTGCTCAAGAATATGACTATTCCTTACTTGAA GGATATAACAACTGCATTTCCTAGCTTCGTACTGAGATCTGAAGTTGAGGATGTGTCTATGTAG
- the LOC8288030 gene encoding calcineurin B-like protein 7 isoform X1: protein MRALKGCFSLKKSIKQEGYEDLIILASETPFTVNEIEALYNLFKKLSSTMIDDGLIHKEEFQLALFRDSSKQNLFTDRVFDLFDVKRNGVIEFGEFVRSLSVFHPNASEADKTAFAFRLYDLRGTGYIERDELKEMVLAVLSESDMLLSDDVVESIVDKTMAEGDSKRDGKIDLEEWQEFVAKNPSLIKNMTLPYLKELTVAFPSFVLNTEIPDSGLDVVAIKDTRRYQILLRKEKNLSEEVA, encoded by the exons CCATAAAGCAAGAAGGGTATGAGGATCTTATCATACTTGCTTCTGAAACACCAT TTACTGTAAATGAAATTGAGGCTTTGTATAATCTATTCAAGAAGCTGAGCAGTACCATGATTGATGATGGTCTTATTCACAAG GAAGAATTCCAACTTGCACTTTTCAGAGATAGCAGTAAGCAGAATCTTTTCACAGATAGG GTGTTTGATCTTTTTGATGTCAAGCGCAATGGGGTAATTGAATTTGGAGAATTTGTTCGGTCATTAAGCGTCTTCCACCCGAATGCTTCTGAAGCAGACAAAACTGCAT tTGCATTTAGATTGTACGATCTACGGGGAACTGGCTACATTGAGCGTGATGAG TTGAAGGAGATGGTATTGGCTGTTCTGAGTGAATCCGATATGTTACTTTCCGATGATGTTGTCGAATCTATTGTAGACAAG ACAATGGCCGAAGGAGATTCAAAAAGAGATGGAAAGATTGATTTAGAAGAATGGCAGGAATTTGTGGCGAAGAATCCATCTCTTATAAAGAACATGACTCTACCATATCTTAA GGAGCTAACTGTAGCATTTCCCAGCTTTGTGCTGAACACTGAAATTCCAGATTCCGGACTAGACGTAGTTGCCATTAAAGACACTAGAAGGTATCAAATTCTCCTCCGAAAGGAGAAAAATTTGAGCGAAGAAGTGGCATGA
- the LOC8288030 gene encoding calcineurin B-like protein 8 isoform X2 → MRALKGCFSLKKSIKQEGYEDLIILASETPFTVNEIEALYNLFKKLSSTMIDDGLIHKEEFQLALFRDSSKQNLFTDRVFDLFDVKRNGVIEFGEFVRSLSVFHPNASEADKTAFAFRLYDLRGTGYIERDETMAEGDSKRDGKIDLEEWQEFVAKNPSLIKNMTLPYLKELTVAFPSFVLNTEIPDSGLDVVAIKDTRRYQILLRKEKNLSEEVA, encoded by the exons CCATAAAGCAAGAAGGGTATGAGGATCTTATCATACTTGCTTCTGAAACACCAT TTACTGTAAATGAAATTGAGGCTTTGTATAATCTATTCAAGAAGCTGAGCAGTACCATGATTGATGATGGTCTTATTCACAAG GAAGAATTCCAACTTGCACTTTTCAGAGATAGCAGTAAGCAGAATCTTTTCACAGATAGG GTGTTTGATCTTTTTGATGTCAAGCGCAATGGGGTAATTGAATTTGGAGAATTTGTTCGGTCATTAAGCGTCTTCCACCCGAATGCTTCTGAAGCAGACAAAACTGCAT tTGCATTTAGATTGTACGATCTACGGGGAACTGGCTACATTGAGCGTGATGAG ACAATGGCCGAAGGAGATTCAAAAAGAGATGGAAAGATTGATTTAGAAGAATGGCAGGAATTTGTGGCGAAGAATCCATCTCTTATAAAGAACATGACTCTACCATATCTTAA GGAGCTAACTGTAGCATTTCCCAGCTTTGTGCTGAACACTGAAATTCCAGATTCCGGACTAGACGTAGTTGCCATTAAAGACACTAGAAGGTATCAAATTCTCCTCCGAAAGGAGAAAAATTTGAGCGAAGAAGTGGCATGA